In the Zingiber officinale cultivar Zhangliang chromosome 5A, Zo_v1.1, whole genome shotgun sequence genome, ATCACTCCAAAACTTTAGTTGAGTTCCATTCTAAACAGCACGAAGGAGAAAATACCTGTAGGGCAGCCTTTGTAGGAACCCGGAATTTGATAACAGCAGGAGAACCATAGAATATGCCCTTTGATTTGGACTCCAGAACAAAAGAGTGAGAAGCAGAGGTGCCACTAAAAGTAACAAAAAGAAAATCATATTATCAGATAGGCTAATGGATTTATGATCAATAAGGTTTTCATAGATTTACTCACGCATCAATTGTCTCCCACGTATTTGATGGGCTGCCGGAGATGAGATCAAATTTATCTTGGGACCAACTATCATCGCTCAGGCTCACATCATAAGCAGTTCTGTGATGTTTTCAATTGGCAATCATTATACTAGAGAAATTTTAGATAGGATAGATAAAAGTAGAACAATATAGCAAATGTACACACTAGAAAATAGTGAATGAATGAACAAATTTCCATTGGTTATAGACTTCTAGTGCAGGTCTATTTGGTAATTACTAAATAAATCATCATGGACATATATTGCCTAACTTTTCCAGAATAAAAACACAGCGAAAGCTCTTAGGAAGTGAAGATCAATGCTCAAGGCGTTACAAATTTAAAATTGGACTAGGAGGCTTAAGTTTGGATGGTCCCTAGCCGCTATAATCATTATTATCAGCAGATCTGGAGGCAATAGGCACAGCGAAGTAACATATTTCATTCTAAGCTAAGGtagcattaaaaaaaataaggaaattacAGTATAACTCAATCAAAGATCATTGAACAAATTTTGAAGGAAAAATAAGAGATCACATTGATAAATAGAAGTATCGAATGGAAAATCGTTAAGGAAGATCTGAAACACGACGGATAATACCCAATTAGATCAGAAGATGATTGTTATTaaaatcctacaaaataaagaaaaaacatGTAGATCATCGAGGTTAGCTCACGAGGATCCTTCGTTGTAAAGGTCTATCGAGACGGAGACACGTTCGATGCCAGATTTGAGCCGCGCGAGGCTCACCTTCTTGTGAGCGACCACGAAGGGGGTATCAGTGTCAGCTAGAGATGCTGAAAAGGCGGAGAAGAGGATCGCAGCGATGAGGAAGA is a window encoding:
- the LOC121981615 gene encoding translocon-associated protein subunit beta-like, with the translated sequence MAKASRSGSSLLFLIAAILFSAFSASLADTDTPFVVAHKKVSLARLKSGIERVSVSIDLYNEGSSTAYDVSLSDDSWSQDKFDLISGSPSNTWETIDAGTSASHSFVLESKSKGIFYGSPAVIKFRVPTKAALQEAYSTPILPIAVLADKPPEKKFEWAKRLVAKCGSLVSVLSLVGVFIYLVATPSRAAKASKKKR